ATTCCAGCTCTTCTACTTCAGGCTCCACCCATCTGCCGTGTTTTTTGATGAGGTCGATTAACCTTTGATCTGCTTCGTCAAAGTTAATATCTTTTTCAACACACTCTTTACCGATATAGAGGTCGATTTTCCCGGGCTTCGAGCCGACATAGCCGAAGTCGGCGTCCGCCATCTCACCGGGTCCGTTCACGATGCAGCCCATGATGGCGATTTTGACTCCCGGCAGGTGCGCCGTCTTGGAGCGGATCCGCTTGGAAACTTCCTGAATATCAAAGAGGGTTCTCCCGCAGCTTGGACAGGAGATAAAGTCTGTTTTGGAGGTGCGCATCCTGGCGGCCTGGAGAATACTGAAGCTCAGCTCGCGGATAAACGCCGTCTCGTAATCTCCCTGGATCCAAATTCCGTCTCCAAGACCATCGCAAAGCAGCGCACCACATTCAGCAGCGACATGGATGATGAGATCTTCTCGGCTTAAGCGATACTCAAAGCTTAGGATGACCGGAATATCGAGTTCCCGCTCTTGCAGCCAATCGAAAAATCTTCTGCTTTTGTGCAGGCGGTCGTCAGAGGGGGCTAAGAATAGCAGAGCGGGTTTTTTCTCTTGGATGACGCTCCACGACTCCATCGGCTCATCACGTACAACCACAGCCAGAGGCGCCTCTTTTTGATTCATCAGCGCGAGGGGGTGTACCTCTTTGCGATCCGGTTTTTGCAGATCCCTGAGCTCTTTGATGGCAATCGTTTTGTTTTCTGAACCCATCGAGAAAGTGCTGATTCCGGTATCGGTTAAAAGATCGATGAGCTGCTGGCTCTTTGGATCTTTAAGCGTTTCCTTGATGACAAGTCCATCGGCGGATGAAGCCTTGAGCCTTGGGATGCCTCCCTTGATATCGCATCCTAAGTCAGTGAAGAGTTCCGGCGTTTTGAACCGGCTCTCTTCTGCGTTGACGATCACGGTGCCGTCACGGTGCATGGCGATATTTTTTGGGTGGGATACCTGTCTTCTTCTGATCGCTTCGACCGATCGAAATTTTTCCTGGAATGGTTCAACGCCTTTTCCTTCGTAGCTTTTTGCGAGAGCAACTAAGCGTTTGCAAGGATCGATCTCTTTCCAAGCGTCTTCCGTCAACGAAACGCGGATCGTGTCGCCGATGCCGTCGAGAAGAAGAGTGCCGATGCCCATGGCTGATTTTACACGTCCATCCTCTCCCTCACCGGCTTCCGTTACACCGAGGTGTATAGGATAATCCCAGCCAAGCTTCATCATCTCCGCAACGAGCAGACGGTAGGCCAAAATCATCACTTGCGGGTTGGAGGATTTCATCGAGAATATAAAGTCGTGGTAGTCCATCTCCCGGCAAATGCGGGCAAACTCGAAAGCAGACTCCACCATGCCTTGCGGAGTATCGCCGAATCGATTCATGATGCGGTCTGAGAGGGAACCGTGGTTGGTTCCGATCCGCATGGCACGCTTGAGCTTTTTACATTTCTCAACCAGTGGACTGAATTTCTCCCGGATCTTCTCGATCTCTTTGGCGTAGGAGGTGTCATCGTATTCAATGGTTTTGAAGGAAGCGCGCTTGTCGACGAAGTTTCCCGGGTTGACGCGCACTTTGTCGACAAAGTCGATGACCCGCATCGCCGCGGGGGGAAAGAAGTGGATATCGGCAACTAAGGGGATTGTGTACCCTCTCCGGATAAGGCCATTTTTGATCTCTTCGCACGCGTCCGCTTCTTTCATCCCCTGGACGGTAATACGCGCAATTTCGCAGCCAGAATCGGCGAGCTTAATGATCTGCTGGATAGTCGCTTCGACATCACGTGTGCTCGATGTCGTCATCGATTGGATGCGGACAGGGTTGTTTCCTCCCACACCGACATCTCCCACCATCACTTCCCGTGTTTTCCAGCGCTTCGTCTGGAAAATGGATTCACAATATTTCATCATAACTCTACCCGAAATCTGAAGGAATTTGGCGAAATGGTAGCAAAGCGAAGTCATAATTTCAACAGAAGACGAGGGACAATGTAAATCTGTATTAACTGGTTTTCGATAGATAATATTGCGATGATTGGTCGATTGAGACATTATTGTAAGTTGAATATTCATTTTTATTGTTATCCGGTCGATTTTATACCGAAAGTATCTCAAAACTTGATAACGGGCTTTGAAACGCCACCATGAAAGACAGGGGGTTACCTCATATTTATAATATGAAATGCCGTCTCTCGATCTTGAGGAGTTTTCTCTTTGTTAAAACCAAATTTTGAGAAACTATTTAATTAAAGAAAGGAATCATTTCTATGCTGCCGCTTGGACCTAAAATGACGACAACAGACACAGGAAGCGATGCTTCGGACAAAGAACCCCCTCAGGAGAGTGAGAGCTCTGTTGCGTCGTTTGCAACGCGCGCCCTCTCGTCGTCCATGGAGGCCTCTCCCGGCTACTCCATACCAAGGCTTAGGTATATTCCTACGAATCCTGAAGATGAAATCAGAGAGATGCCCTTTCATCAGTCCGCAGTGAAGAGAAGCTACCCTTTAAGACATGTGTTAAACGGTTTTGGCTGGAGAAGGAAGGGAGACTCGTCTCCGCGGAGGCCGGAAGCTTCGGGCAAAGACAAAATCCAAAGGAATACAGAGAATCCCCAGGAACGATCCGATAAACAGGTATCGGCCGAATTTCCTCTCCTGTCCTCTAAGAGGGCGTCAATTTTTGACCGGAGATTGACCGATGAGCTTCAAGACAGGGTTTCAAAGGAGTCGGGAGGTATCAGAGTTTCTCCGGAGGGTTGCATCCGCAAATTAGTATGGGAGGCCTTGGAATCTACCATGGCAAGGGTGAAGGAGTTTGAGCATATTGAACAGGAACAGATGTTTCATTTACTGCCCCACATGTCCAAGGCTGTGATGGAGAGGGTAGAAAGGGACGGAAGCCTGTTCATCGACTTAGATCTTTCTATTGAAAGGATTTTGAAGAATTTAAGGCAGATTCTTTTGGAGAGCAAGAAACGCACGCATCTGTCAGACCAGATGGAGAAGTGGGCAGAGGAAGGAGTTGGTCTTTTTCGAGCAGCGCCCTTTTCTTTGAAGGCCCTTTTAGCATGGGTCAAAAAGGGATCTGAAAACGAGTGCCTGCTTGAAATTTTGCTCAAGAGCCTATCACGGGATCGAAGCGAGGCGGAGAGATACTTGTCCGAAATCAATCAATGGACTGGATTTTTTGGAAAGATCGCCATTGAGAAGTGCCTGATGGAAGAGATCCGTAAGTGTTTTTTGATGGTGAATACAACCGAAGGAAAATTCATCTGGAAAGATGAAGGGCTGCTGGAGAGTATGCTCGAGAAGATCGACATGGAACAAGTCGAGAGATCCATTTGTGTGGATAACGGAACTTTTCTGCCGGAGCGCTTCGTGATCAACGGACGCGACTTGGCGTTGCCCTCCCTTTGCAAGGAGGCCCTGGAGACAAAGCGTGCATTCTTTGAGTCCATCTTGGGTAGGATCTACTCGGCAGGACTTCATCCATCCTCAACCCTAGGCGATACGGCAGGGGAGGTTTCCAAATTTTTTGCGCGCAGGGAATTTATCGGCTACGACCTCCTTCGGGTTACATCGATTTCTGCCTGGAGCCATTTCGATGCCATTTTCAGAAGTATGTTCCCCCCACTCTTCCTGGCTCCCTACTCCACGCGTTCAGCAAGCGGACTTTCTGTTTTCATCAACGTCATCTCGGAGAAGAAGTACGAGGTCATCTTGGAAAAGACCTATAGGGTGTATCCTCTCTTGAATCCAATGACTCCGGGATCTTTTGCCATTGATGCAGAAAGCCCCTTGACAGAGGTGGTGATCAGGGGTCATGTCATGACAGAGGAGGGCAGGTGTTTTAAGAGAAACAGGACATGCATGCTGGAGTTCCCCCAGATCGTCTTTTTAAAGGCTGTCGACAGCTTAAACCGCTCCAGGCTGATGCAGATCCTTGGAAACCCCTCATCCGATGTTCCTTTCAGGGCGCCGCTGCCAACCGATGCAAGGTTGCTTGGCGTTTTGGATTCGTTTACCGAAGAGATGATGTCCGGCGGAGTACAGGGCTGAATATCAGGTATATAAGCATTAGTTGAGGTCGCTGTTTTCCTGCCAGTGGCCAATTTATGGCAAAAGCCTTAAGTTGGCCTTTGTACCGGGGGTGCTTTGCGTTCATCTCATCTGTCTGCTTCGCAGGCGCCTTTCGCAAACTTCAAGGAGGCTGTATGAGCGTATTTCTCGGAGCTGCAGAGGCACTGCAATTCGCTAAAGAGACAGTGGGTGATGCCGTCGGTGAGGTATCGATCGAAGGCGAGATGGGAGGGCGAAGATATCGCCATTGGTCTTTTTGGGTTTTGGCGGCAGGAGCGACCGTGGGGGCCGTCGCCGCGGTGGCCGCCTTCATCTTTAGCGTTCAGGCCATCGCATGGCCAAGCGTTTTTATCTTTGTCACCAACTCCATCGGAGCTTACTACATCCGCAAGTTCGACACACTGAGGGAGCTTGAAGATTATGTTGATCTGATGGCCAAGAAAATCAAAATTCTTTCGACCATCATCTTAGACCTTAAACGGATCAACCAAGGCCTCTCTTCGACGGCCGATAAACTGGAAGAGAATCGGCATAAAACCGAGGATCTCTTTAGAGAAGAAGAAGAGAAGATCAACCACAGCGCGGCTGAATTTGAAAAGATTGCCCAAAAGCTCGCGGACACGGAAAGGAAGCTCGAAAAGATCAAAGAGCTCTATGACAACTTACAGAAAGGCGTCCTTGAGTTTTCAAAGGAGGTCGGTAAGCTGGAGGGGCATGGTCAGCAGTTTGAGCTCAAGTTGAAAGAGATGGCGGAGACGATCGGTTCGTCGATGAGGGTACTGGAAGGGCTCGATGCTGAGGATAAAGAATTTGATGAGTTGAACGCTGTCTACAATAGACTCAATGAAGCAAACTTAAAATTTTTAAGCGAGTTTCAGGGGGAGCTTGGCAAAGTTCTCGGTCTTTTTGAGGAGGCGGAAAATATCCGCGCCATCTTGGAGTCAAGAAGCGAACAGCTTGCCAGAATCAGCCACGAATTCGGCTCCCATTTAGACCGCCTGGAAAAGCTTGAGAAAAAAGAGTCGGGACTTTCCAAGGATGCGGCCACTGTTGGCAAGACAACAGAGGTGCTCACCAAATTGATAGAGACTCTTGCGGCAGAAAATGATGTTTCTTGAGTCGTGTCAGAAGGTGTTTTCGGTCTCTTGAAACATTAGTGGTGTGTCTTTGGATCGATAGAATTGAATCCCTTGTAGCCGATGCGAGTTCATAAGAACGCACTGGTTCCGCTGCCAAGTGCTTTTTGCAATACGACAGCTTCGCGTTAATGAAAGTGCAGGACCCTTCGGGTGATATTAAAATCCCCCTCCCCATGCAAAATTGTCGATATCGTATCAAAAACTGGCCTGAGTATAGCAAAGCTCTTATTGCTCGGGCAGGCCAGAAGTATACTTCCCTGATGCGACTCTCCTAATGTTAGTTCTTAAGAGAAACAGTGCGTCTCTCTTAAGAAGTCTTGAAGGTTCTGCCAAATCGGTGTTGTTCACGATGCGAAAACGGCAGCCGCTTTACTTTCCTCTATAGATCGAAAGGGTAGCTCATGATGCTCACATGAACTCTGTGGTTTCTCCTTCCACGAAAGCCAGGTACAAGAGCGCGAGGCGCGATTCATGATAGGCAGACTGGGTGAAGGCTTTGGAAAAAGTTGTCCGGTTATTCTCGACGATCTCTAGGTTGACGGTACTCTCCCGGATTATGAGGTTGGTGTCAGGTGGCTTGAAAGCCAAGACAGAGGATTTTCAGTATAGAGAGGCATTATTCAAATGTCTCACCATCAATAAATAAATTCGAAATTCCTAAAAGTTTTTCTGTGGGTCACTACCGCATAGGCCTTTACGGAAGTATTAGAGTGACAACGGATTGTTTAAGCTCATTACGCAGCAAAGCCCCCTATAGAACTATTTGAATTCCAAAACGTTTTATTAATTATATAATTTAAAATTAAAAATTATATAATTAAGTTAATGAAGTTTTGCGGGGCTTAGTATGGGTAATGATTATAATCTAAAGTGTGGGAGTTATAGCGAATTTTCTCGTCGATTGGATGAAATTGGAATCGAATTGGGAAAAACCAACGAAAGTGAAAGTGAAATTCTAGGGAAGGTGGCGGGCTTTATCGATAAGAACAAAGAGGTTTTTCAGAGCGAAAAGGATGCTGCGCTCCACTTCAATTCCTTAGCGATGAGGGTCCAATGTATTTCTAAAGACAATTCTCTGATTGATAAGTTGAGGGAGTGTTCCCTTCAACTTCTTCCCTTCGATAGCAATCACGTCAAAGAGTCGATCGAATTCTTTCATACAGCTATTCATGTCGAGCAGCAACAACTTCAGGCTATGGCAGATTGGATCAATCTGAACAAAATTCCTCTAGGGAATCTCAAACTTTCGATGAACGAACTCGGGAATTTGCTGCCTAGATTAGAGTGTATAAATTTTGAAAATTACGACATCGAATCTGAAGACGTGCAGACAATGGTAGAAACCTTGCTGCGTACGGATTTGAAATTTGCAACCTCGGATGAAAATTCCTTAGTTGAGATCGCTAAGCTCTGCGCCCGGCAAGATGCCAGGGGCGTGGCTTCACATTTTAAGAACTTCGGAATCGAAGATCAAGATAAGATAGTAGAGATTGCCAAGCTCTGCGCCCGGCAAGATGGCTGGAGCACAGCTGGGTGTTTTAATAACTTTGGAATCGAAGACCAAGATAAAATAGTAGAGATTGCCAAGCTCTGCGCCCGGCAAGATGGCTGGAGCACAGCTGGGTGTTTTAATAACTTTGGAATCGAAGACCAAGATAAAATAGTAGAGATTGCCAAGCTTTGCGCCCGGCAAAATGCCGGAGAAACGGCTGAGTGTTTTAATCACTTCGGAATCGAAGATCAAGATAAAATAGTAGAGATCGCCAAGCTCTGTGCTGAGCAAAATGCCGGGGGCACGGCCCAATATTTCGAGAACTTTGGAATCGAAGATCAAGATGAAATAGCAGAGATTGCCAAGCTCTGTGCTGAGCAAAATGGCGGGGGCACTGCTCGGTATTTTAAGAATTTCGGAATCGAAGATCAAGATAAGATAGTAGAGATTGCCAAGCTCTGCGCCCGGCAAAATGGCGGGGTCACGGCTTCTAATTTCAAGAACTTCGGAATCGAAGATCAAGATAAAATAGTAGAGATCGCCAAGCTCTGTGCCCAGCAAGATGGCGGGGTCACGGCTTCTAATTTCAAGAACTTCGGAATCGAAGATCAAGATAAAATAGTAGAGATCGCCAAGCTCTGTGCCCAGCAAGATAGCGGGGGAACGGCTTTGTGGTTTAAGAACTTCGGAATCGAAGATCAAGATAAGATAGTGGGGATCGTCAAGCTCTGTGCTGAGCAAAATGGCAGGGGCACGGCTTATCATTTCAAGAAATTCGGAATCGAAGATCAAGATAAAATAGTAGAGATCGCCAAGCTCTGTGCCCAGCAAAATGGCGGAGAAACGGCTCAGTATTTTAAGAACTTCGGAATAGATGATTCACATTCTGCTTCTGAAGTGTTCTCTATCTGTGTCAAAGCCGATCCTATGGTGCTGCTTTATATAGAAAACTTCTCTGCTGTACCCACCGAAGTCGCAAAGTTATCGCAACTTGTCCAAGTTTTTACAACCGACGAGCCGAAGAAGGAGCTTCGCAGTCAGCTATTTGAAGAGATGGCGGCTCTTGTCAAATCTCTACCTCTTACAGAGGCTCATCGGAAAACCATCGAAGACCTACGATTGAAGATCAGTGAATTAGAAGCCTA
This genomic stretch from Estrella lausannensis harbors:
- the ispG gene encoding (E)-4-hydroxy-3-methylbut-2-enyl-diphosphate synthase; protein product: MKYCESIFQTKRWKTREVMVGDVGVGGNNPVRIQSMTTSSTRDVEATIQQIIKLADSGCEIARITVQGMKEADACEEIKNGLIRRGYTIPLVADIHFFPPAAMRVIDFVDKVRVNPGNFVDKRASFKTIEYDDTSYAKEIEKIREKFSPLVEKCKKLKRAMRIGTNHGSLSDRIMNRFGDTPQGMVESAFEFARICREMDYHDFIFSMKSSNPQVMILAYRLLVAEMMKLGWDYPIHLGVTEAGEGEDGRVKSAMGIGTLLLDGIGDTIRVSLTEDAWKEIDPCKRLVALAKSYEGKGVEPFQEKFRSVEAIRRRQVSHPKNIAMHRDGTVIVNAEESRFKTPELFTDLGCDIKGGIPRLKASSADGLVIKETLKDPKSQQLIDLLTDTGISTFSMGSENKTIAIKELRDLQKPDRKEVHPLALMNQKEAPLAVVVRDEPMESWSVIQEKKPALLFLAPSDDRLHKSRRFFDWLQERELDIPVILSFEYRLSREDLIIHVAAECGALLCDGLGDGIWIQGDYETAFIRELSFSILQAARMRTSKTDFISCPSCGRTLFDIQEVSKRIRSKTAHLPGVKIAIMGCIVNGPGEMADADFGYVGSKPGKIDLYIGKECVEKDINFDEADQRLIDLIKKHGRWVEPEVEELESIPSLV